One genomic region from Silvibacterium dinghuense encodes:
- a CDS encoding TetR/AcrR family transcriptional regulator produces the protein MLDAAAALFADADSPQAVTMDAIAAKAGTGKGTLFRAFGNREGLLRELWARKLAALRSGVEKGDPPLGPGALPQERAVAFLDALLLFKLKNRHLIRALEFGPGLLQSEHYRWMHGLLQHFIERAARAITEDDAGYAAHVLLAAIHIDLVEDMMAGGLSPASIRQAQAAHVRALISNARRRR, from the coding sequence CGCCGATGCCGATTCTCCGCAAGCCGTAACGATGGATGCCATTGCAGCCAAAGCCGGCACGGGGAAGGGAACGCTGTTCCGCGCCTTCGGCAACCGCGAGGGGCTTCTCAGGGAGCTGTGGGCGCGAAAGCTGGCAGCGCTCCGGAGCGGCGTGGAAAAAGGCGATCCGCCGCTTGGGCCGGGAGCATTGCCGCAGGAGCGGGCGGTGGCGTTCCTCGACGCGCTGCTCCTGTTCAAGTTGAAAAACCGTCATCTCATCCGCGCGCTCGAGTTCGGTCCGGGCCTGCTTCAATCGGAGCATTACAGATGGATGCACGGTCTGCTGCAGCACTTTATCGAGCGTGCGGCAAGGGCGATCACGGAGGACGATGCAGGCTATGCCGCGCACGTTTTGCTGGCGGCGATCCATATCGATCTTGTCGAGGACATGATGGCGGGAGGCCTTTCGCCGGCATCGATCCGGCAGGCGCAGGCCGCGCATGTCCGGGCTCTGATTTCCAACGCTCGACGCCGCCGATGA